Proteins encoded by one window of uncultured Draconibacterium sp.:
- a CDS encoding efflux RND transporter permease subunit produces the protein MKKLTKFSVDYPVTVLMVVLGVLLLGYISYDKLGVDLFPDLNSPRIFVEVTSGERPPEEMEQQFVENIEALAIRQSDVIQVTSSTRVGSAQITVEYAWNKDMDEAFLDLQKALNTLTQNADIDELQITQHDPNTTPVMILGLKHNEITNMNELRKVAENYIRNELVRLEGVAEVELSGQEESEIIIETDVYRLDAQGLTMDEVASRIENFNRNVSGGQITDMGTQYIVKGVSMLQTIDDFENLIVGYKAVRNTEATTDQGRVSMAPVYLKDVAMVSIGNKEPVNIVHINGERCLGLSIYKETKFNTVKSVEQINEALVNIQKALPGYELIGVTNQGRFISSAIGEVQETALIGILLAVVILFVFLRRFGTTLIVSVAIPISIIATFNLMYFNHLTINIMTLGGLALGAGMLVDNAIVVMENIFRNHENGMSVKDAAITGTAQVGGAITASTLTTIIVFLPIVYLHGASGELFKDQAWTVAFSLLSSLVVAIFLIPMMYHRFYRNKTAPVKSKSVKVGGYGRFLSKALDVKWLIIIIATVAIGGAVLLIPSIGTEFMPKTQTHELTINLKLQEGTKLRRTESTVKNLENILTDYLGDNLDKIYSQAGPSSSIAGSANAVFEGENTAEIKLILNSDTEISTESIVKSIDQLTAGIEGLEITFSQEESALQSILGTDEAPVVVEVRGEELDEIENVVNQVKEKMLGVNGLFNVQTSIEDGAPEVEIHVDRMRAGMYNIDISTVISQIQDQLQGKDAGQMERSGEMQDITIKVPEKGIDEIGSLIINSGDQVFRLSEIADIGYGVSPKEIFRRNQNRIGKVTAQLEEGIPLDHVASNIREATSTIELLPNYRIMVTGEEEKRQESLTNLTFALLLSIVLVYMVMASQFESLIHPFTILLTIPLAVVGSVLIFFILGKTFNIMAIIGVIMLVGIAVNDSIILVDRINQLIREGVERKEAILQAGQQRIRPIIMTSLTTILALLPLTVGFGESASLRSPMALAVVGGLVTSTLLTLIVIPCVYDVLDRVRLLFVREKTLEVSDN, from the coding sequence ATGAAAAAATTAACGAAATTTTCTGTCGATTATCCGGTTACCGTTCTGATGGTTGTTCTCGGCGTATTATTGCTGGGCTACATTTCGTACGATAAACTGGGGGTCGATCTTTTTCCCGATTTAAATTCTCCCCGCATTTTTGTGGAAGTGACATCGGGTGAGCGGCCACCAGAAGAAATGGAGCAACAGTTTGTTGAGAATATTGAAGCGCTCGCCATCCGGCAATCGGATGTAATCCAGGTAACTTCTTCCACAAGAGTTGGATCGGCACAAATAACTGTAGAATATGCCTGGAACAAAGATATGGACGAAGCTTTTCTCGACCTGCAGAAGGCCTTGAATACGCTAACTCAAAATGCTGATATTGATGAGTTGCAGATAACACAACACGATCCCAATACAACTCCGGTAATGATACTCGGACTGAAGCACAACGAAATTACCAACATGAACGAGCTTCGGAAAGTTGCCGAAAATTATATTCGGAACGAGCTGGTTCGTTTGGAAGGTGTTGCTGAAGTTGAGCTTTCAGGACAGGAGGAAAGCGAAATTATTATTGAAACCGACGTTTACCGGCTTGATGCACAAGGACTGACAATGGATGAAGTGGCCAGTCGAATTGAAAACTTCAACCGGAACGTTTCGGGTGGGCAGATCACCGACATGGGAACCCAGTACATTGTTAAAGGTGTTTCGATGTTGCAAACCATCGATGATTTTGAAAACCTTATTGTTGGTTACAAAGCGGTACGTAATACTGAGGCAACTACCGATCAGGGCCGGGTTTCAATGGCACCGGTTTACCTGAAAGATGTTGCAATGGTTTCAATTGGGAATAAGGAACCCGTAAATATCGTACATATTAACGGCGAACGTTGCCTTGGACTTTCCATATATAAAGAAACCAAATTTAATACCGTAAAATCGGTTGAACAGATAAACGAAGCACTGGTTAACATTCAGAAAGCACTTCCGGGTTACGAACTAATTGGCGTAACCAACCAGGGGCGTTTTATTAGCAGTGCCATTGGCGAAGTACAGGAAACCGCCTTGATTGGTATATTACTGGCAGTAGTAATTCTGTTTGTTTTCCTTCGCCGCTTCGGAACTACACTGATAGTAAGTGTGGCCATTCCAATTTCAATTATTGCCACATTTAACCTCATGTATTTTAATCACCTCACCATAAACATTATGACACTGGGAGGGCTCGCGCTTGGCGCGGGTATGCTGGTGGATAATGCCATTGTAGTGATGGAAAATATATTCCGAAACCATGAAAATGGAATGAGTGTGAAAGATGCAGCAATAACCGGTACAGCGCAGGTGGGTGGAGCAATTACTGCCTCTACACTTACCACTATAATTGTGTTTTTACCCATTGTATATTTACATGGTGCTTCAGGAGAATTATTTAAAGATCAAGCCTGGACAGTTGCATTCTCGTTGCTTTCCTCGTTGGTTGTAGCCATTTTCCTGATCCCGATGATGTATCACCGTTTTTACAGAAACAAGACGGCTCCGGTAAAATCAAAATCGGTTAAAGTAGGTGGTTATGGCCGTTTCTTGTCGAAAGCTTTAGATGTTAAATGGCTGATAATTATTATTGCAACCGTAGCTATTGGAGGGGCAGTTCTTTTAATTCCTTCAATTGGTACAGAGTTTATGCCAAAAACACAAACTCATGAGCTGACCATCAATCTAAAACTTCAGGAAGGGACAAAACTGAGAAGAACAGAATCGACAGTTAAAAACCTGGAAAATATTTTAACCGATTATCTTGGAGATAACCTCGACAAAATCTATTCACAAGCCGGACCATCATCAAGCATTGCAGGAAGTGCAAATGCGGTTTTTGAAGGTGAAAATACTGCCGAAATAAAATTGATTTTGAATAGTGATACAGAGATTTCGACTGAAAGTATTGTTAAATCTATCGATCAGCTCACAGCAGGAATAGAGGGGCTGGAAATTACTTTCTCGCAAGAAGAAAGTGCTCTGCAGTCTATTTTAGGAACTGATGAAGCTCCTGTTGTTGTGGAGGTTCGTGGTGAGGAACTGGATGAGATTGAAAATGTAGTTAACCAGGTTAAAGAAAAAATGCTTGGTGTTAACGGCCTGTTTAATGTTCAAACTTCAATTGAAGACGGTGCTCCTGAAGTTGAGATTCATGTAGACCGCATGCGTGCCGGTATGTACAATATTGATATCAGCACTGTTATCTCGCAAATACAAGACCAGTTGCAAGGCAAAGATGCCGGCCAAATGGAACGAAGTGGCGAAATGCAGGATATCACAATCAAAGTACCTGAAAAAGGAATTGACGAAATTGGTTCATTGATTATTAATTCAGGAGACCAGGTATTCCGTTTAAGCGAAATTGCCGATATTGGCTATGGTGTTTCTCCAAAAGAGATTTTCAGAAGAAACCAAAACCGTATCGGAAAAGTTACTGCACAGCTTGAAGAAGGAATTCCACTCGACCACGTAGCATCTAATATACGCGAGGCAACTTCAACTATTGAGTTGTTACCCAATTACAGAATAATGGTAACGGGAGAAGAAGAAAAACGTCAGGAATCATTAACCAACCTTACTTTTGCATTGTTGCTTTCCATCGTGTTGGTTTATATGGTTATGGCTTCTCAGTTCGAGTCGCTTATTCATCCGTTCACTATTCTGTTAACCATTCCATTAGCAGTAGTGGGAAGTGTTCTCATTTTCTTTATTCTTGGTAAAACATTCAATATTATGGCAATTATCGGGGTAATTATGTTGGTAGGTATTGCCGTTAATGACTCTATAATTTTGGTAGACCGAATAAATCAGCTTATACGTGAAGGAGTAGAGCGAAAAGAAGCTATTCTTCAGGCCGGACAGCAACGTATTCGCCCGATTATAATGACCAGTTTAACAACAATTCTGGCCTTGTTGCCACTTACAGTTGGCTTTGGCGAAAGTGCTTCGTTGCGATCGCCGATGGCACTGGCGGTAGTTGGAGGTCTGGTTACTTCTACCTTGCTTACCTTAATTGTAATACCTTGTGTTTACGATGTGCTTGATAGAGTTAGATTGCTTTTTGTGAGAGAGAAAACGCTTGAAGTTTCTGATAATTAA
- a CDS encoding peptidase U32 family protein: MERRDVEIMAPVGSYESLMAAIQGGAGSVYFGVENLNMRSRSSNNFNLDDLRKIVKIATENKVKTYLTMNVEIFDGELDKMHEVIDAAKEAGVSAVIAADVSVIQYARSIDLEVHISTQVNITNIEAVKFYSNFADVVVLAREMNLGRVWEISDQIKKQNITGPSGELIKIEMFVHGALCMATSGKCYLSLHEMNSSANRGACLQTCRRAYSVTDKETGAELEIDNEYIMSPKDLKTIHFLNKILDAGVSVLKIEGRARSPEYVKTVAQCYREAVDAYFDEAFTDEKVEDWNNRLQTVFNRGFWDGYYLGQRLGEWSKNYGSRASKRKLYIGKCTNYFKKIGVAEFKLETKNLKVGDEIIITGPTTGVYQTNVREIRFDLEPVQEGLKGQRISVPIDNVTRRADKLFKVVDASEVKERK; the protein is encoded by the coding sequence ATGGAAAGAAGAGATGTGGAAATAATGGCGCCTGTAGGATCGTACGAGTCGTTAATGGCAGCCATTCAGGGAGGAGCCGGATCGGTTTATTTTGGTGTTGAAAACCTGAATATGCGTTCGCGATCGTCGAATAATTTTAATCTCGACGACCTTCGTAAAATTGTAAAAATTGCCACCGAAAATAAGGTAAAAACATACCTTACCATGAACGTGGAAATCTTTGATGGCGAACTGGATAAAATGCATGAAGTTATTGATGCCGCGAAAGAAGCCGGTGTTTCTGCTGTAATTGCCGCCGATGTTTCGGTCATTCAGTACGCACGGTCTATTGATCTTGAGGTTCATATTTCCACACAGGTAAACATCACCAATATCGAGGCGGTAAAATTCTACTCCAATTTTGCCGATGTAGTGGTGCTGGCGCGCGAAATGAATTTGGGCCGTGTTTGGGAGATCAGCGATCAGATTAAAAAGCAAAATATTACCGGACCAAGTGGCGAATTGATAAAGATTGAAATGTTTGTTCACGGAGCCTTGTGTATGGCCACCAGTGGCAAATGTTACCTTAGTTTGCACGAAATGAACTCGTCGGCAAACCGTGGCGCTTGTTTGCAAACCTGCCGCCGAGCTTATTCGGTAACCGACAAAGAAACCGGTGCCGAGCTGGAAATTGACAACGAGTACATCATGTCGCCAAAAGATTTAAAAACCATTCATTTTCTGAATAAAATACTCGATGCCGGTGTTTCGGTGCTTAAAATTGAAGGTCGCGCCCGTTCTCCCGAATATGTTAAAACGGTTGCGCAGTGCTACCGCGAGGCTGTTGATGCTTATTTCGATGAAGCTTTTACCGACGAGAAAGTGGAAGACTGGAACAATCGTTTACAAACTGTATTCAATCGTGGATTCTGGGATGGTTATTACCTGGGGCAGCGCCTGGGCGAATGGAGTAAAAACTATGGCTCGAGAGCGAGTAAACGCAAATTGTACATCGGAAAATGTACCAACTATTTCAAAAAAATAGGCGTGGCCGAATTCAAACTTGAAACAAAAAACCTGAAAGTAGGTGATGAGATAATTATTACCGGTCCAACAACAGGTGTATATCAAACAAATGTTCGTGAAATTCGATTCGATCTGGAGCCCGTTCAAGAAGGTTTAAAAGGTCAGCGAATCTCAGTGCCTATCGATAATGTAACGCGTCGGGCCGATAAACTTTTTAAAGTGGTTGATGCCTCTGAAGTAAAAGAAAGAAAATAG
- a CDS encoding efflux RND transporter periplasmic adaptor subunit, which translates to MKHIKLLILLSVVVAAISCNNQTSSESTELAVPVSVENIKLTSIQQFVSTTGTAKAVYETELSSEIEGNYLLQTNPRTGRKFQLGDRVEKGQVIVKMENAEYLNGLNIESTKLNLEISEQEYEKQKSLYEKGGVTLLEMRNSEVSMINAKNSYESAEIQLAKMQVVAPFSGVIVDLPYYTEGVRVAAGQSMVSLMSYNKMYVEINLPEKNISEVTTGQEVVITNYTLTEDTLTGHVTELSPIISDETRTFAGKLEIDNPELKLRPGMFVKANIITAQKDSVIVIPKDVIMTGSRGKYVFIVGRNSAANDRRITTGISNQDEIEIMEGLSPNDRLIIKGFETLRDNSKVKVIL; encoded by the coding sequence ATGAAGCATATAAAATTACTTATCCTGTTGAGTGTTGTTGTTGCCGCTATCTCGTGTAATAACCAAACCAGTTCCGAATCAACTGAATTAGCTGTTCCTGTTTCAGTTGAGAACATCAAACTAACAAGTATTCAGCAATTTGTAAGTACTACCGGAACCGCAAAAGCCGTGTACGAAACTGAACTTAGTTCTGAAATTGAAGGAAATTATCTTCTGCAAACTAATCCAAGAACCGGACGTAAATTTCAGTTAGGCGACCGTGTTGAAAAAGGTCAGGTAATCGTAAAAATGGAAAATGCAGAATACCTGAACGGACTAAATATTGAGTCGACAAAATTGAATCTTGAAATTTCGGAGCAGGAATACGAAAAACAAAAATCGCTGTACGAAAAAGGCGGTGTTACATTGCTTGAAATGCGTAACTCTGAAGTGTCGATGATTAATGCAAAAAACAGCTATGAAAGTGCCGAAATTCAATTGGCAAAAATGCAGGTTGTTGCACCATTTTCCGGCGTAATAGTTGATTTGCCTTATTATACTGAAGGTGTTCGTGTAGCGGCAGGACAAAGCATGGTTAGTTTAATGAGCTACAATAAAATGTACGTAGAAATTAACTTGCCTGAGAAAAATATCTCAGAAGTAACAACCGGGCAGGAAGTGGTTATTACCAACTATACACTCACTGAAGATACACTTACCGGCCATGTTACTGAATTGTCGCCAATAATCAGCGATGAGACCCGGACATTTGCAGGTAAATTGGAAATCGATAATCCTGAATTAAAATTGCGTCCCGGGATGTTTGTTAAGGCCAATATTATAACCGCTCAAAAAGACAGTGTTATCGTAATTCCAAAAGATGTTATTATGACCGGATCGCGTGGCAAATACGTCTTTATTGTAGGGCGTAACAGTGCTGCAAACGATCGCCGAATTACAACCGGTATTTCCAACCAGGACGAAATTGAAATTATGGAAGGATTAAGTCCGAACGATCGTTTAATTATTAAAGGATTTGAAACCCTTCGCGATAATTCGAAAGTTAAAGTGATTTTATAA
- a CDS encoding efflux RND transporter permease subunit, translating to MKFIINRKIFISMLFLGLTMLGYISYKQLPVELMPNAELPMLYVQIQSRIEVDPTYLENQAVVPVEGAIGTMEGIEDMSSFINNRSASIQVNFKQNVNFKYTFLKLQEKIDLIAADLDDNFIVTVNRVDMDQLTNQFMELQIRGSGGVDRVRNIVDQEVTAEIENIDGIASVSVYGGKERSIEVTYDAGACEAYGITPAQIQSAISSNSTNRTFTGYLHDAQKQYFVHVTAEYEKVSDIENIVVAEGPIYLKDVADVFFGVKEETSISRVNGMDAVSMMLVSDSQANLIDLSHKVKEEIAELNKKLAAKDVEVVVQTNLAETMEKNIDQIIDLALVGGLLAIFVLWMFLKNLRIVSFIALAIPISVFTAFNLFYAFNISLNSLTLVGLVLAIGMLLDNSIVVLENIYRLSGNKVSPEQAVTQGTKEVWRSIVAATLTTVTVFLPFVFSTDYMVKLLGNHVGVSIISTLMVSLFVALLLIPMAAHLLLRGKRQHNVFYEKVTTNNRIIQIYILLLKASMRAPAKTIIGALVFFFLTVFIVLAISVTNLQEVEEEQFSIYVTMPTGATLEATDKVVADVESRLEDVPEKQDLSANIQAEEAILTFILREDYKDIDDRTIAEIKKDVEDRIGNISQGEVSLEAPTSSASFRGGGGGGRSGTQGFQQFMGIGSNQERIVLKGENFDVMKGVAEDLLYYIEDLESIRRANVNVSSNRPEVHMYFNQLLLTEYGITLQNIMSELGTFTREFTSGVNFKQGTEEYEIVIKEKLPDGVEEEDNTKGIEDLRRLQVNNAQGATYDMDELASMVYAEGMASISRVNQEKQIELTYSFVDEASDSKDLLEAYRLEIDGIIGAYKLPSGVAVEVIHEEDQYAEFKFLIAAAFILILMILASVFESVSTPFVLIFSIPLAAVGSFLALIFTGNSLFNANTLMGFIILIGVVVNNGIILIDYTNILRKRGFRKSRALMAAGLSRVRPILITAITTIVALFPLAMGQAEYVGAIGAPFAITVVGGLALSTLLTLVFIPTMYAGMENALNWIKSLNIILKLGMLTVFILGAIFIYLRVDSFVWQLLDFILLIILVPGVVAFTMTSLRQASEKVIDENEPIRITIRKLVKVYDRDSRFIREWKSGIKIRERAGLTKDYKKLRDFSDLVWQLPLFAFIVYFTFIYLENNLWMWILSHLVFFFLFLLRVPINQVLINKNESSGKAFWLKLNKWIYNFIFWIVPLIFLFIFYREWDNIGMVIFIAIIWYLMLVFYASGEYIHNKDVNIARITGRFGGLRRGYFNMVRQIPLIGKRKKPFRALNGVTLEIKTGMFGLLGPNGAGKSTMMRIITGILEQSYGKIWINGMDTQKYREELQGLIGYLPQAFGTYENMSAWEFLDYQAILKGIKDTKTREDRLEYVLKSVHMWERRTDKIGAFSGGMKQRIGIAQILLNLPRILVVDEPTAGLDPRERIRFRNLLVELSRERIVIFSTHIIEDISSSCNQVAVINRGNLKYFGTPNDMVNMGNNFVWQFSVPAKEFDNMANKQMIVHHMRDGENIKMRCLAKEKPTPDAVSVLPNLEDAYLCLLKDFV from the coding sequence ATGAAATTCATCATTAACAGAAAAATATTCATTAGTATGCTGTTTTTAGGATTAACCATGCTTGGTTATATTTCCTATAAACAGTTACCGGTGGAACTCATGCCAAATGCCGAACTTCCTATGCTGTATGTGCAGATCCAGTCGCGTATTGAAGTGGATCCAACATACCTCGAGAATCAGGCTGTTGTTCCGGTTGAAGGTGCTATTGGAACAATGGAAGGCATTGAGGATATGTCGTCTTTTATCAACAACCGCTCGGCTTCTATACAGGTAAATTTTAAACAGAACGTAAATTTTAAATACACCTTTTTAAAGCTGCAGGAAAAGATTGATCTGATCGCTGCTGATCTTGACGATAACTTTATCGTTACCGTTAACCGTGTTGACATGGATCAGCTCACCAATCAGTTTATGGAGCTTCAGATTCGGGGAAGTGGGGGAGTTGACCGCGTTCGTAACATTGTAGACCAGGAAGTGACCGCCGAAATAGAAAATATCGACGGTATTGCATCCGTATCGGTTTATGGTGGTAAAGAGCGCTCGATAGAAGTAACCTACGATGCCGGAGCTTGCGAGGCTTATGGTATTACACCGGCACAAATTCAGAGTGCTATTTCAAGTAATTCTACCAACCGAACTTTTACCGGGTACTTGCACGACGCACAAAAACAATATTTTGTACACGTTACTGCTGAGTATGAAAAAGTTTCGGATATCGAGAATATTGTTGTCGCCGAAGGCCCGATTTACCTAAAGGATGTGGCCGATGTATTTTTTGGCGTAAAAGAAGAAACATCGATTAGCCGTGTAAACGGAATGGATGCAGTCTCGATGATGCTGGTTAGCGATTCACAAGCCAATCTCATCGATCTGTCGCATAAAGTAAAGGAAGAAATAGCAGAACTTAATAAAAAGCTTGCCGCGAAAGATGTGGAGGTTGTGGTGCAAACCAATCTGGCCGAGACAATGGAAAAGAACATCGACCAGATTATTGATCTGGCACTGGTTGGAGGTTTGTTGGCCATCTTTGTATTATGGATGTTCCTAAAGAATCTTCGTATTGTTTCGTTTATTGCACTGGCAATTCCAATATCGGTATTTACTGCATTTAACTTGTTCTATGCCTTTAATATTTCGCTAAACAGTTTAACGTTGGTTGGTTTGGTACTGGCCATCGGGATGTTGCTCGACAACAGTATTGTGGTGCTCGAGAATATATACCGGCTCTCGGGGAACAAAGTTAGCCCCGAGCAGGCTGTAACACAGGGAACAAAAGAAGTTTGGCGATCAATTGTTGCAGCAACACTCACAACAGTAACCGTTTTTCTTCCTTTTGTTTTTTCAACCGATTACATGGTAAAATTGCTGGGTAATCATGTTGGTGTTTCTATCATTTCAACGCTGATGGTTTCGTTATTTGTGGCTTTGTTGCTTATCCCAATGGCAGCTCATTTGCTATTGCGCGGAAAACGTCAACACAACGTTTTCTACGAAAAGGTAACAACCAACAACCGTATTATTCAGATTTATATTCTTCTGCTAAAAGCGAGTATGCGTGCGCCTGCTAAAACTATAATCGGCGCTTTGGTATTTTTCTTCTTAACCGTATTTATTGTGCTGGCTATAAGTGTTACCAATTTGCAGGAAGTTGAAGAAGAGCAATTCTCAATTTACGTTACTATGCCAACCGGGGCAACACTCGAAGCAACAGATAAAGTAGTTGCCGATGTGGAAAGCCGCCTGGAAGATGTTCCTGAAAAACAAGATCTTTCTGCTAATATTCAGGCAGAGGAAGCTATCCTTACCTTTATATTGCGCGAAGACTATAAAGATATTGACGACCGCACTATTGCAGAGATTAAAAAGGATGTTGAAGACCGCATAGGCAACATCTCACAGGGAGAGGTTAGTCTTGAAGCACCTACTTCAAGTGCCAGTTTCCGTGGTGGCGGTGGCGGTGGCCGTTCCGGAACACAAGGATTCCAGCAATTTATGGGTATTGGTTCCAACCAGGAACGCATTGTACTTAAGGGCGAAAATTTTGATGTAATGAAGGGGGTTGCCGAAGATTTGCTTTACTACATCGAAGACCTCGAATCCATCCGTCGTGCGAATGTTAATGTATCGAGTAACAGACCTGAAGTTCACATGTATTTTAATCAGCTGTTACTTACCGAATATGGTATAACGCTGCAGAACATAATGTCGGAGCTGGGAACTTTTACCCGCGAATTTACTTCGGGCGTTAATTTTAAGCAGGGAACCGAAGAATACGAAATTGTCATTAAAGAAAAGCTGCCTGATGGCGTGGAAGAAGAGGATAATACAAAAGGCATTGAAGACCTGAGACGATTACAGGTGAACAATGCGCAGGGGGCAACTTATGATATGGATGAGCTGGCAAGTATGGTTTATGCCGAAGGTATGGCCAGTATCTCGCGTGTAAATCAGGAAAAGCAGATTGAATTAACGTATAGTTTTGTTGACGAAGCAAGCGATTCGAAAGATCTTTTGGAAGCTTATCGTTTGGAAATTGATGGTATAATTGGTGCATACAAACTGCCTTCGGGAGTTGCTGTTGAAGTAATTCACGAGGAAGACCAGTATGCCGAATTTAAGTTTCTTATTGCAGCAGCCTTTATTTTGATTTTAATGATTTTGGCCTCTGTTTTTGAATCGGTATCAACACCATTTGTTCTTATTTTCTCTATTCCGCTGGCTGCAGTTGGTTCGTTTTTGGCACTTATTTTCACTGGCAACAGCCTCTTTAATGCCAATACCTTAATGGGCTTTATTATCCTGATTGGAGTGGTGGTTAACAATGGAATTATTCTTATCGACTATACGAATATTCTGCGAAAACGTGGCTTCCGAAAATCAAGAGCATTAATGGCAGCCGGACTTTCAAGAGTACGACCGATACTCATTACAGCCATTACAACCATCGTGGCATTGTTCCCGCTGGCAATGGGACAGGCAGAATATGTTGGCGCAATTGGCGCTCCGTTTGCCATTACTGTTGTTGGTGGTTTAGCGCTGAGTACTTTGTTAACGCTGGTTTTCATCCCTACAATGTATGCGGGAATGGAAAACGCGCTGAACTGGATAAAGTCGCTGAATATTATTTTGAAACTTGGAATGTTGACGGTATTTATTCTCGGAGCAATATTTATTTATCTGAGAGTGGATAGTTTTGTTTGGCAGTTGCTCGATTTCATTTTGCTTATCATTTTGGTACCGGGAGTTGTGGCCTTTACCATGACCAGTTTGCGCCAGGCAAGCGAAAAAGTAATCGACGAAAACGAACCAATCCGAATCACGATCAGAAAGTTGGTTAAGGTTTATGACCGCGACTCACGTTTTATTCGCGAATGGAAAAGTGGAATAAAAATCAGAGAACGAGCCGGACTTACAAAAGATTATAAAAAACTTCGTGATTTTTCCGATCTCGTTTGGCAATTACCATTGTTCGCGTTTATCGTTTATTTCACTTTCATTTATCTCGAAAATAATTTATGGATGTGGATCCTGTCGCACCTGGTATTTTTCTTCCTCTTCTTATTGAGAGTACCTATAAATCAGGTGTTGATAAACAAAAACGAATCAAGCGGAAAGGCGTTCTGGCTGAAGTTGAATAAATGGATTTACAATTTCATTTTCTGGATTGTACCGCTCATATTCCTATTTATCTTTTACCGAGAGTGGGATAACATCGGTATGGTAATTTTTATTGCCATTATCTGGTATTTGATGCTCGTTTTCTATGCTTCAGGAGAATACATTCACAATAAAGATGTAAATATTGCTAGAATAACAGGGCGTTTTGGAGGTCTTCGTCGTGGATATTTCAATATGGTTCGTCAAATTCCTTTAATTGGTAAACGCAAGAAACCTTTCAGGGCATTGAATGGCGTTACGCTTGAAATTAAAACCGGTATGTTTGGATTACTTGGACCAAACGGTGCCGGTAAATCTACCATGATGCGAATTATTACCGGAATATTGGAGCAGAGTTACGGTAAGATTTGGATAAACGGAATGGATACTCAAAAGTACCGCGAAGAGTTGCAAGGGCTTATTGGTTACCTGCCACAGGCTTTTGGTACTTATGAAAATATGTCGGCATGGGAGTTTTTGGATTACCAGGCGATCCTTAAAGGAATAAAAGATACCAAAACACGTGAAGACCGACTGGAATACGTGCTAAAAAGTGTTCATATGTGGGAACGCCGCACAGATAAGATTGGTGCATTCTCGGGGGGTATGAAACAACGTATCGGTATTGCACAGATTCTGTTGAATCTGCCGCGTATTCTTGTGGTTGACGAACCAACAGCAGGTCTTGATCCACGCGAACGTATTCGTTTTCGTAACTTGCTGGTAGAGTTAAGCCGCGAGCGAATTGTAATTTTCTCCACCCACATTATCGAGGATATTTCAAGTTCGTGTAACCAGGTGGCTGTTATTAACCGTGGTAACCTGAAATATTTCGGAACACCAAACGATATGGTGAACATGGGTAATAATTTTGTTTGGCAGTTCTCTGTTCCGGCTAAGGAATTCGATAATATGGCGAACAAACAAATGATTGTACACCATATGCGCGATGGCGAAAATATTAAAATGCGTTGTTTGGCAAAAGAAAAGCCGACACCCGACGCGGTTAGCGTATTGCCAAATCTTGAGGATGCTTATTTGTGTTTGTTAAAAGACTTTGTTTAA